The following coding sequences lie in one Leucobacter allii genomic window:
- a CDS encoding M20 family metallopeptidase — protein sequence MSDARPGVDRDALKRSIAERRGTVDAELVALSNALHADPETGWQEHRSSAAVAGVLAEHGFVVEQPYLGLETAFRATFAAPAAPGFTVGFLAEYDALPGLGHACGHNLISAMSVGGAIALAAVSAELGISVEVIGTPAEEGGGGKIELLERGAFTGLDFALMAHPAPVDVAEARPFAVAHWHIRYDGRAAHAAAYPERGVNANDAFVVAQTAIALLRQQLPAGVRVHGVQTRGGEAPNAIPERTEGRWYVRAESLEQLRELEDRVLKCFEAGALASGAELTVTPESKRYSEMRTDEEALARYRANARALGRDFDVDPIAATMNRASTDMGNVSLVVDAIHPYIGVGGDASNHQPAFADACVGETAERTLRDGATALAWTALDVALDRGARDDRKASTR from the coding sequence ATGAGTGATGCGCGGCCCGGCGTCGACCGCGATGCGCTGAAGCGGAGCATCGCCGAGCGCCGCGGCACCGTCGACGCGGAACTCGTCGCGCTGTCGAACGCGCTCCACGCCGACCCCGAGACCGGCTGGCAGGAGCACCGCTCCTCCGCCGCGGTCGCGGGGGTGCTCGCCGAGCACGGCTTCGTCGTCGAGCAGCCCTATCTCGGGCTCGAGACGGCGTTCCGCGCCACGTTCGCCGCGCCCGCCGCACCCGGATTCACCGTCGGCTTCCTCGCCGAGTACGACGCGCTCCCCGGGCTCGGCCACGCCTGCGGGCACAATCTCATCTCGGCCATGTCCGTCGGCGGCGCGATCGCGCTCGCGGCGGTCTCAGCCGAGCTCGGGATCTCGGTCGAGGTCATCGGCACCCCGGCCGAGGAGGGCGGCGGCGGCAAGATCGAGCTGCTCGAGCGCGGCGCGTTCACCGGGCTCGACTTCGCGCTGATGGCCCACCCCGCCCCCGTCGACGTCGCCGAGGCGCGGCCCTTCGCCGTCGCGCACTGGCACATCCGCTACGACGGACGGGCGGCGCACGCCGCCGCCTACCCGGAGCGCGGCGTGAACGCCAACGACGCCTTCGTCGTCGCGCAGACCGCCATCGCGCTCCTGCGTCAGCAGCTCCCCGCGGGCGTCCGCGTCCACGGGGTGCAGACCCGCGGCGGCGAGGCGCCCAACGCGATCCCCGAGCGTACCGAGGGGCGCTGGTACGTGCGCGCCGAGAGTCTTGAGCAGCTCCGCGAGCTCGAGGACCGGGTGCTCAAGTGCTTCGAGGCGGGCGCACTCGCGAGCGGTGCCGAGCTCACCGTGACGCCGGAGAGCAAGCGCTACTCGGAGATGCGCACCGACGAGGAGGCGCTCGCCCGCTACCGCGCCAACGCGCGTGCGCTGGGCCGCGACTTCGACGTCGATCCGATCGCCGCGACGATGAACCGGGCGTCCACGGACATGGGGAACGTCTCGCTCGTCGTCGACGCGATCCATCCCTACATCGGCGTCGGCGGCGACGCCAGCAACCACCAGCCGGCATTCGCCGACGCCTGCGTCGGCGAGACGGCCGAGCGCACGCTCCGGGACGGGGCGACCGCCCTGGCGTGGACGGCCCTCGATGTCGCGCTCGACCGCGGCGCACGAGACGACAGGAAAGCGAGCACACGATGA
- a CDS encoding DUF1028 domain-containing protein: protein MTFSLILRDPATGEFGSAISSSSPAVAARCVNLADGIGGAHSQNVTDPRLGPRLIDALRSGASAEGALDAVVAGADPETIDYRQLLVLDAEGRAAVFSGGRALGIFGSAVRENAVAGGNMLASPAVLDALVDTGLSASGRIEERLLAALRAAVAAGGEEGPVHSAGIAVVADAGWRVTDLRVDWSEDPIGELGRALDAWLPQRDDYTRRGLRPAEAPSYGVPGDE, encoded by the coding sequence ATGACCTTCTCCCTCATCCTCCGCGACCCGGCGACCGGTGAGTTCGGCTCGGCGATCTCCTCGTCCTCGCCCGCCGTCGCGGCCCGCTGCGTGAACCTCGCGGACGGGATCGGCGGGGCGCACTCGCAGAACGTGACGGACCCGCGCCTCGGCCCGCGCCTGATCGACGCGCTGCGCTCCGGTGCGAGCGCGGAGGGCGCGCTCGACGCCGTCGTCGCCGGAGCCGATCCCGAGACGATCGACTATCGTCAGCTGCTCGTCCTCGACGCCGAGGGGCGCGCAGCCGTCTTCTCCGGCGGCCGCGCGCTCGGAATCTTCGGCTCCGCAGTCCGGGAGAACGCGGTCGCGGGCGGGAACATGCTCGCGAGCCCCGCCGTGCTCGACGCCCTCGTCGACACCGGCCTCTCCGCCTCGGGGCGGATCGAGGAGCGCCTGCTCGCGGCGCTCCGCGCCGCCGTCGCGGCGGGCGGCGAGGAGGGGCCGGTGCACTCCGCGGGCATCGCGGTCGTCGCCGATGCCGGCTGGCGGGTCACCGATCTCCGCGTGGACTGGTCGGAGGACCCCATCGGCGAACTCGGACGGGCGCTCGACGCCTGGCTCCCGCAGCGGGACGACTACACCCGTCGCGGCCTGCGGCCGGCGGAGGCCCCCTCCTACGGGGTGCCAGGCGATGAGTGA
- a CDS encoding RidA family protein, protein MTETTHVRLRKFNTRETYPEQNLDNDLCQAVVANGVVYLRGQIGQDLDTRESVGIGDVAAQTVRAMENIKMLLEEAGSRLEDIVKVTVYLIDPRYREEVYRTMGAYLRGVHPVSTGIVVQALARPEWLVEIDATAVISERAEA, encoded by the coding sequence GTGACCGAGACGACCCACGTGCGACTGAGGAAGTTCAACACCCGGGAGACCTACCCGGAGCAGAACCTCGACAACGACCTCTGCCAGGCGGTCGTGGCGAACGGCGTCGTGTATCTCCGGGGCCAGATCGGTCAGGATCTCGATACCCGGGAGTCCGTGGGCATCGGCGACGTCGCGGCGCAGACCGTCCGCGCGATGGAGAACATCAAGATGCTCCTCGAGGAGGCGGGCAGCCGGCTCGAGGACATCGTGAAGGTGACGGTCTACCTCATCGATCCCCGGTACCGCGAGGAGGTGTACCGCACGATGGGCGCGTACCTGCGCGGCGTCCACCCGGTCTCGACCGGGATCGTCGTCCAGGCGCTTGCCCGCCCCGAATGGCTCGTCGAGATCGACGCCACCGCCGTGATCAGCGAGCGGGCCGAGGCATGA